The proteins below come from a single Myxococcus virescens genomic window:
- the gmk gene encoding guanylate kinase — MNANTVLPPGLLLVLSAPSGAGKTTLAHRLLKETPDAVFSISVTTRRPRGKEREGVDYNFVDVATFQSKIERGEFVEWAEVYGHFYGSPQSVVDEARARKSAAIFDIDVQGGQAIKRKHPDAVTIFVLPPSMEELERRLRDRQTDSDETIRRRMLAARSEIERGIASYDYVVVNDDFERAFSDLRSVVVAERCRRERVDVSKLGLGIGG; from the coding sequence ATGAACGCGAATACCGTGCTCCCACCTGGCTTGTTGCTCGTGCTCTCCGCTCCTTCCGGGGCGGGGAAGACCACCCTCGCGCACCGGCTCCTCAAGGAGACGCCGGATGCGGTGTTCTCCATCAGCGTCACCACCCGAAGGCCTCGGGGGAAGGAGCGCGAGGGGGTCGATTACAACTTCGTCGACGTCGCGACCTTCCAGTCGAAGATCGAGCGCGGCGAGTTTGTGGAGTGGGCGGAGGTCTATGGCCACTTCTATGGAAGCCCCCAGTCGGTGGTGGATGAGGCGCGCGCCCGCAAGAGCGCTGCCATCTTCGACATCGACGTGCAGGGCGGGCAGGCCATCAAGCGCAAGCACCCGGATGCAGTGACCATCTTCGTGCTGCCACCGTCCATGGAAGAGTTGGAGCGCCGCCTGAGGGATCGTCAGACGGACTCCGATGAGACCATCCGGCGCCGGATGCTGGCGGCTCGCTCCGAGATCGAGCGGGGGATCGCTTCCTACGACTACGTGGTCGTGAATGACGACTTCGAGCGTGCGTTCAGTGACCTGCGCTCGGTGGTGGTGGCCGAACGTTGCCGGCGCGAGCGTGTGGACGTGTCGAAGCTGGGCCTGGGAATCGGCGGCTGA